The stretch of DNA CATCACCTTCTACATCAGCGAAGGCACCCTCCCCGTCCAGGCCTGGGCATCGTGGAACATCGTCGCCGGGTTCGGCATCGCCATCGCGGGCTTCCTGATGACGACACGCTGGCGTTCCTGATCAAGCATCACGCTGTGGGAATTACCCTGAGGGGCCGGTACACACTGTGTACCGGCCCCTCGTTAATATCCCGTTCCCCCGGGCGATCGATAATTCCGGCAGCACCATACCCCCGAGGAAGGATTCCAGATGACCCCGGCCGCCAACGGCACCGTGATCGGCGACGATGGATTCGCGCGGCCCGTGTGGGCCGCCGTAGACCCGATGCTGCGCGAGTACTACGACACCGAATGGGGCCTGCCGGTCCGTGATGAGCAGGGCCTGTACGAACGCATCAGCCTCGAGGCCTTCCAGGCCGGGCTCTCCTGGGCAACGATCCTCCGGAAGCGGCCGGCCTTCCGGGCTGCATTCCACGACTTCCAGCCCGACATCGTCGCCGCCTACACCGAGGATGATGTCCAGCGGCTGCTGCAGGACGCCGGAATAGTCCGGAACCGGCTCAAGATCCGCGCCGCCATCACGAACGCCCAGGCCACCATCGCGCTCCGGTCCGACGGCGGCCTGGTTGATTTCGTGTGGCAGTTCAAGCCGGACACCACTCCCGAGCCCACGGCCCTCGACCACATCCCGACCACCTCGGCGGAGTCGATCGCGCTGTCAAAGGCGCTGCGGAAGCGCGGGTTCGCCTTTGTCGGCCCCACCACCATGTATGCCCTCATGGAAGCCATCGGCATGGTCGACACGCACCTCTTGGACAGCCACCGGCGCGGCAGCTCCGGCATCTGGCCGCGCTGAGGCGTCCGCCTTCCACGGCAGCACTGCCGTGCACAGCTGTGGGGAAGGTTATCCACAATGTTGATAACTTTCGTGGAAAATTCTGCTCGCACCCTGCCATCCTGCCGCCCTCGCGCCCTCGGAGGGCCGGGACCTTCCCCGGATGGCGACCGGATTAAACCCCTGAAAGTTATTAACAGTGTGGATTTCCTGTGGATAAGCGGCACCCTCGCCCAGGGATCGGCCAAGCCGCGCCCTCGACGTCCGACGGCGGACCCCTCCCCGGTTTCCTCTTCGCGCCGGCGCTCGATTTCCGCACGGTCAGGGAAGTTATCCACATAGCAACAAGAGACTACCCACAACTTATCCACAGATGGGGATAACCCGGACAGCTATGTGGTTCAAGGACCTCCGTAGCCCGGAAAACAGGGGTTTTCCGTCCGGCTCCTGCGGAGACGAAGTTATTAACAATGTGAATAACGCTGTTGAAATCCGGCATCACCTCCAACGGCCAGCCGCACCGAAGCCCCTGCCGTACCTAAGGACGTGTGGCCGAGGCCTCCCGCTCCACAAAGACATCCGTCCCACGGGCAAAGTTGTCCACTTAACCACAGGACAACCCACAGGACTTATCCACAATTGTGGAGAAAGGAATCGCCCCCGGAGAAAATCGCCAGCCCGGGCGGCCAGATCGGCCATCGTCTGTGAAATACAGTCGTGTAAGTTACCAACAATGTGGATAACCCCTGTGGAAAACCCTTAGGCCGACACCTTGGGATGCGCGTGGACGGGAGGACATATCCATTCCTCGCGCCCCGGACCGGGCATAACCGGAATATGTCCACGCGCCGGCCCCTGCATGGGACATGTCCGGATCGGAGGTTTCGCGGGCTGCTGGGCCGGCCAGGACAACCGCCTGCCCACCCGATCAGGCCGGGGCTTACCGTGCTGGGCGTCCACGGGGCACCGGGCACCGGGCACCGGTGTTCTAGGACGTGGCCATGCGGAAGGCCGATGCGGCAACCAGCAGCACGAGGACAAGGGCCAGGCCGCCGGTCTGCAGCAGGCTTTGCCGGCGGCCGCGGGGCGAGTAGGCGATGACGGCCGCGCTCAGGGCTCCCGTGACCAGGCCGCCGAGATGGGCCTGCCACGCAATCCCCGGGACCATGAAGCCGATGACACCGTTGATGGCGATCAGTACCCACAGCTGTCTCGTGTCGCCGCCGCGGCGGTTTTGTACCACCATCATGGCGCCGAAGAGGCCGAAGATTGCACCGGAGGCCCCGATGACTCCCACCGGACCGTCCACGGGATAAACCGGCGTCAGCAGCAGGAAGCCGACCGAGCCGCCGATGGCGGACAAGAGGTAGACGGCAAGGAATCGGACCCGGCCCAGCAGCGGCTCCAGCGCCTGGCCGAAGATCCACAGCATGTACATGTTCAGCACAATGTGCAGAACGAAGCCCTGCGAATGAAGGAAGGCCGAGGTGAGCATCCGCCAGGGCTCGATGTCCGTGAAGGCGGGGGCGTAGGCGAACTCCTGGTAGATCCCGTCATTGGGGATCAGCCACTGCAGGACGTAAACCAGGGCGCACAGCCCGATGATAAGGAACGTGACCAGGGGCTTGCCGGTGGCCACCGTGCCGCCGTAAACCGTCCTGGCCTGCGGCGTCATACGTTTTGTTTCGTTGACGCAGTCAACACACTGGAATCCGACGGCGGCCGCCCGCTGGCAGTCCGGGCAGGCCGGGCGCCCGCAACGCTGGCAGCGCACATAGGCGGGCCGGTCCGGGTGCCGAGGGCACACCGGAATCTCCGCGGACGGCTCGGCCGCCGGAATTCCGTAGCTCATGGACTGGGCTTAGAGCTTAACGACGTCAATGCTGTTGATGGTGACGTCCTCGACCGGACGGTCGCCCATGCCGGTGCGGACACCCTCGATGGCGTCAACGACCTTCTTGGAATCCTCGTCCGCCACCTCGCCGAAGATGCTGTGCTTTCCCTGCAGCCAGCCGGTGGGGATGGTGGTGATGAAGAACTGGGATCCGTTGGTGCCGCGGCCCATCTGGATGCCGGCGTTGGCCATGGCCAGCTTGTAGGGCTCGTTGAAGGTCAGCTCCGGGTGGATTTCGTCGTCGAACTTGTAGCCCGGTCCGCCCACACCGCGGCCCAGCGGGTCGCCGGCCTGGATCATGAAGTCCTTGATGATGCGGTGGAAGATGGTGCCGTTGTACAGCGGCGTTCCGGTCTTATCCTCGCCGGTTTCGGGGTGGGTCCAGGCCTTCTCGCCGGTGGCGAGTCCGACGAAGTTTTCGACGGTCTTGGGAGCGTGGTTGCCGAAGAGGTTGACGACGATGTCGCCGAGGCTCGTGTGGATGGTTGCTTTTGCAGTTGCGATGGCAGTCATAGGGCCCATTCTTCCATGGCGGGGCAAAGCACACAGGGCCGAACAGCCAGTTCCGCGCTGGGTGAAATCACCCCGAAATCCGCCTGAAGAATAGCCGGTCCGGTCCCGGACACGTAGGCTAACAGCAGAACCGTCACATTAATCGGGAGGTAGTTGTGAAGAAATCGGATCGTATTGCCCGTGACCTTGAGCAGTCGGTCAGCACCGGCGTTGAGAACGCCAAGGACTGGGCGGCACCGCGGGTCGAGGCAGCCGTTAACTGGGCCGTTCCGCGCCTTCAGCATGGCATCGATAGCGCTTCTCCCAAGATCCAGGAGGGGCTCAAATCGGCAGCCCACAACCTGGCTGACGGCGTCGCCACCGTAACCCCGCGCATCCAGGACGGCCTGGCCCAGCTGGCGCCGAAGATCCACGACGCCGTGGAGGTCGCCACTCCGCGGCTCCACGAGGCCCTGGACAAGGCGACGCCGGTGATCGCCCAGGCCCGCGACAGGGTCGTCGTCGAATACCTGCCGAGGCTTTCGGACCAGATCGGCCACGCCTCCGAGGCCGTGCACCGCACGCTGGAAGGCGCGCCCGCCCATGTGGATGCCGTCGCCCAGAAGCTCGTCGACTCCGGTGTGGTGCACAACATCCAGGAGCAGGCGCAGACCGCGGGCAAGCATCTCAGGGCTGCGGCCGACCAGGCCAGCAAGGCCGTGAGCGGGGAACTGTCCCAGCCGCAGAAGCCCAAGCACCGCGGTCTGCTGATCTTCGGCGTCATCGCCGCTGCGGTCGCCGCCGGTGTTGCCGCCTGGAAGGCATCCAAGCCG from Arthrobacter sp. PAMC25564 encodes:
- a CDS encoding DNA-3-methyladenine glycosylase I, whose protein sequence is MTPAANGTVIGDDGFARPVWAAVDPMLREYYDTEWGLPVRDEQGLYERISLEAFQAGLSWATILRKRPAFRAAFHDFQPDIVAAYTEDDVQRLLQDAGIVRNRLKIRAAITNAQATIALRSDGGLVDFVWQFKPDTTPEPTALDHIPTTSAESIALSKALRKRGFAFVGPTTMYALMEAIGMVDTHLLDSHRRGSSGIWPR
- a CDS encoding rhomboid family intramembrane serine protease, with the translated sequence MSYGIPAAEPSAEIPVCPRHPDRPAYVRCQRCGRPACPDCQRAAAVGFQCVDCVNETKRMTPQARTVYGGTVATGKPLVTFLIIGLCALVYVLQWLIPNDGIYQEFAYAPAFTDIEPWRMLTSAFLHSQGFVLHIVLNMYMLWIFGQALEPLLGRVRFLAVYLLSAIGGSVGFLLLTPVYPVDGPVGVIGASGAIFGLFGAMMVVQNRRGGDTRQLWVLIAINGVIGFMVPGIAWQAHLGGLVTGALSAAVIAYSPRGRRQSLLQTGGLALVLVLLVAASAFRMATS
- a CDS encoding peptidylprolyl isomerase, which codes for MTAIATAKATIHTSLGDIVVNLFGNHAPKTVENFVGLATGEKAWTHPETGEDKTGTPLYNGTIFHRIIKDFMIQAGDPLGRGVGGPGYKFDDEIHPELTFNEPYKLAMANAGIQMGRGTNGSQFFITTIPTGWLQGKHSIFGEVADEDSKKVVDAIEGVRTGMGDRPVEDVTINSIDVVKL